A region from the Phaenicophaeus curvirostris isolate KB17595 chromosome 3, BPBGC_Pcur_1.0, whole genome shotgun sequence genome encodes:
- the LOC138718490 gene encoding forkhead box protein J1-B-like, producing the protein MAEGWQSHEETGKDRGQEGSRRDLDDVDDSLPNLTWLLDFSIISASMGNSSCCSSIPDPHSCQDIPSFAAPCSPLGTDSVRMETPHTPRMPISSSSWMTEHHVVSTHPQLTEGIDYQTNPYIKPPYSYTTLICMAMEASKEPHVTLSDIYKWITDNFCYFRQADPVWQNSIRHNLSSNKRFIKVPREKDKPGRGGFWKLDPQYVEQLKSGAFKKQRMRPVQILPASTAKAQQEAQHGASLAASACASNKVFSVNMESQLLLKEFEEGLGNQNWNPVDGKRGLKRKQPLPKQTAKACRLSNSALLSLEEQTQLGSLKGDSDPSLNREVSTFGDLELLSPVSLKTLNLELMAQGHHFECPQGPEQVLTESSQNSLSLDESFVATSFLQHLCDEGTSDLLSNSANAEQLFEVSDASVIADVSNWINLDSLL; encoded by the exons ATGGCTGAGGGGTGGCAGAGCCAcgaggagacagggaaggacagagggcaggagggcagcaggagagacttGGACGATGTGGACGACAGCCTGCCCAACCTGACGTggctgctggacttctccatcatCAGCGCTAGCATGGgcaactcctcctgctgctccagcatcCCGGACCCCCACAGCTGTCAGGACATCCCCAGCTTTGCCGCACCGTGCTCACCCCTGGGCACTGACTCAGTGCGCATGGAAACGCCCCACACTCCCCGcatgcccatctcctcctccagctggatgaCGGAGCACCACGTTGTGTCCACGCACCCTCAGCTGACGGAGGGCATTGACTACCAGACCAACCCCTACATCAAGCCACCCTACTCCTACACCACCCTCATCTGCATGGCGATGGAAGCCAGCAAGGAGCCCCACGTCACCCTCTCCGACATCTACAAGTGGATTACCGACAACTTCTGCTACTTCCGTCAAGCTGATCCCGTGTGGCAG aacTCCATCCGGCACAACCTCTCCTCAAACAAGCGTTTCATCAAGGTGCCTCGAGAGAAGGACAAGCCAGGGAGAGGTGGCTTTTGGAAGCTTGACCCGCAATACGTTGAGCAGCTCAAGAGCGGtgccttcaaaaagcagaggatgcgCCCAGTGCAGATCCTCCCAGCCTCCACTGCGAAAGCCCAGCAAGAAGCACAGCATGGTGCCTCCCTGGCCGCTTCGGCTTGTGCCTCCAATAAAGTCTTCTCTGTCAACATggagtcacagctgctgctgaaggagtTTGAAGAAGGTCTTGGCAACCAGAACTGGAATCCAGTGGATGGCAAAAGAGGGCTCAAGCGCAAGCAGCCCTTGCccaagcaaacagccaaagctTGTCGGCTCTCCAATTCCGCCTTGCTGAGCCTGGAGGAGCAGACCCAGCTGGGATCCCTGAAAGGGGACTCTGACCCCAGCCTGAACAGAGAGGTCTCCACTTTTGGGGATCTGGAGCTCTTATCTCCAGTCAGCCTCAAAACGCTCAACCTGGAGTTGATGGCACAAGGGCACCACTTTGAATGTCCCCAGGGGCCGGAGCAGGTCCTCACTGAGTCCTCCCAGAACAGCCTGAGCCTGGATGAAAGCTTCGTGgccacttctttcctgcagcatctctgtgatgaAGGGACAAGCGATCTCCTCTCAAATTCTGCCAATGCGGAGCAGTTGTTTGAAGTCAGCGATGCCTCTGTAATAGCGGATGTCAGCAACTGGATCAATCTGGATTCCCTCTTGTAA
- the LOC138718491 gene encoding forkhead box protein J1-like — protein sequence MAEGWLSHEETGKDRGQEGSRRDSDDVDDSLPNLTWLLDFSIISASMGNSSCCPSSPDPHSCQGIPSFAAPCSPLGTDSVRMETPHTPRMPISSSSWMTEHHVVSTHPQLTEGIDYQTNPYIKPPYSYTTLICMAMEASKEPHVTLSDIYKWITDNFCYFRQADPVWQNSIRHNLSSNKRFIKVPREKDKPGRGGFWKLDPQYVEQLRSGAFKKQRMRPVQILPASTAKAQQEAQHGASLAASACASNKVLSVNLESQLLLKEFEEGLGNQNWNPVDGKRGLKRKQPLPKQTAKACRLSNSALLSLEEQTHLGSLKGDSDPSLNREVSTFGDLELLSPVSLKTLNLELMAQGHHFECPQGPEQVLTESSQNSLSLDESFVATSFLQHLCDEGTSDLLSNSANAEQLFEVSDASVIADVSNWITLDSLL from the exons ATGGCTGAGGGGTGGCTGAGCCAcgaggagacagggaaggacagagggcaggagggcagcaggagagactcGGACGATGTGGATGACAGCCTGCCCAACCTGACGTggctgctggacttctccatcatCAGCGCTAGCATGGgcaactcctcctgctgccccagcagcccggACCCCCACAGCTGTCAGGGCATCCCCAGCTTTGCCGCACCGTGCTCACCCCTGGGCACTGACTCAGTGCGCATGGAAACGCCCCACACTCCCCGcatgcccatctcctcctccagctggatgaCGGAGCACCACGTTGTGTCCACGCACCCTCAGCTGACGGAGGGCATTGACTACCAGACCAACCCCTACATCAAGCCACCCTACTCCTACACCACCCTCATCTGCATGGCGATGGAAGCCAGCAAGGAGCCCCACGTCACCCTCTCCGACATCTACAAGTGGATTACCGACAACTTCTGCTACTTCCGTCAAGCTGATCCCGTGTGGCAG aacTCCATCCGGCACAACCTCTCCTCAAACAAGCGCTTCATCAAGGTGCCTCGAGAGAAGGACAAGCCAGGGAGAGGTGGCTTTTGGAAGCTTGACCCGCAATACGTTGAGCAGCTCAGGAGCGGtgccttcaaaaagcagaggatgcgCCCAGTGCAGATCCTCCCAGCCTCCACTGCGAAAGCCCAGCAAGAAGCACAGCATGGTGCCTCCCTGGCCGCTTCAGCTTGTGCCTCCAATAAAGTCCTCTCTGTCAACCTggagtcacagctgctgctgaaggagtTTGAAGAAGGTCTTGGCAACCAGAACTGGAATCCAGTGGATGGCAAAAGAGGGCTCAAGCGCAAGCAGCCCTTGCccaagcaaacagccaaagcgTGTCGGCTTTCCAATTCCGCCTTGCTGAGCCTGGAGGAGCAGACCCATCTGGGATCCCTGAAAGGGGACTCTGACCCCAGCCTGAACAGAGAGGTCTCCACTTTTGGGGATCTGGAGCTCTTATCTCCAGTCAGCCTCAAAACGCTCAACCTGGAGTTGATGGCACAAGGGCACCACTTTGAATGTCCCCAGGGGCCGGAGCAGGTCCTCACTGAGTCCTCCCAGAACAGCCTGAGCCTGGACGAAAGCTTCGTGgccacttctttcctgcagcatctctgtgatgaAGGGACAAGCGATCTCCTCTCAAATTCTGCCAATGCAGAGCAGTTGTTTGAAGTGAGCGATGCATCTGTAATAGCGGATGTCAGCAACTGGATCACTCTGGATTCCCTCTTGTAA